Proteins encoded by one window of Collimonas fungivorans:
- a CDS encoding type B 50S ribosomal protein L31, with protein sequence MKDGIHPNYREVLFHDVSNDFKFVTRSTIQTRENITHEGKEYPLVKIEVSSESHPFYTGQHKIVDTAGRVDKFRKKFGAVGSKTSIANT encoded by the coding sequence ATGAAAGACGGCATTCACCCAAATTACCGCGAAGTCCTGTTCCACGACGTTTCGAACGATTTCAAGTTCGTCACCCGTTCGACTATCCAGACTCGCGAAAACATCACTCACGAAGGTAAAGAATATCCTTTGGTGAAGATTGAAGTTTCGTCGGAATCGCATCCGTTCTACACCGGTCAACACAAAATCGTCGACACCGCTGGCCGCGTTGACAAGTTCCGCAAGAAATTCGGCGCTGTCGGTTCCAAGACTTCGATCGCAAATACTTAA
- a CDS encoding MFS transporter → MSAITSETQRGGDARNKTIILAAVCLAGLMMPLSFTGPAVAMPAIARDLHGSPVALAWVVNAFVLAFGSCVMAAGALADQLGRKRIFRAGVIGFTLLSLVTALAPSLLLLDLLRGAQGVAAALAMAGGAASLAQEFEGPARTRAFSLLGTTFGVGLAFGPIWSGFLIEALGWRAIFFTGTLIGMLVLVFGLPRMHETRDPHARGIDWWGTLSFTAALSLLIFGITLAPQSGWSSAPVLALLLSAAALLMAFVWIELRQERPMLDLSLFLYPRFVGVQLLPLATAVCFVVLLIVLPIGFIGVEGYSEIQAGLMMIPLSAPMAIVPFVAGMLARHVSSGLLSALGLVIAALGLSWLATMPVGQQSIAVIWPMLLIGIGTGLPWGLMDDLSISVVPKERAGMATGIFSTMRLAGEAIALAAVGAMLIALMQSGLQRQGTIADTAITAIANDMAAGNFSHAATLAAHADHALLTTIYADAFHATLFVLAGLTLLAALISFAMLRPRTASHKVTLPCEAAEL, encoded by the coding sequence ATGTCAGCGATCACCAGCGAAACGCAGCGCGGCGGCGATGCCAGGAACAAGACAATCATCCTGGCTGCGGTGTGCCTGGCCGGCTTGATGATGCCGCTCAGTTTTACCGGACCGGCCGTCGCCATGCCGGCCATTGCGCGCGACCTGCACGGCAGTCCGGTGGCGCTGGCCTGGGTGGTGAACGCCTTTGTGCTGGCGTTCGGCAGCTGCGTGATGGCGGCCGGCGCGCTGGCCGACCAGCTGGGACGCAAACGGATTTTCCGCGCCGGCGTGATCGGGTTCACGCTGCTGTCGCTGGTGACGGCGTTGGCTCCCAGCCTGTTGCTGCTCGACTTGCTGCGCGGCGCCCAAGGCGTTGCCGCGGCGCTCGCCATGGCCGGCGGCGCTGCCTCGCTGGCGCAGGAGTTCGAGGGACCGGCACGCACCCGGGCGTTCAGCCTGCTGGGCACGACCTTCGGCGTCGGGTTGGCGTTCGGCCCGATCTGGTCCGGTTTCCTGATCGAAGCGCTGGGCTGGCGCGCCATCTTTTTTACCGGTACGCTGATAGGCATGCTGGTGCTGGTGTTCGGCTTGCCGCGCATGCATGAAACGCGCGATCCGCATGCGCGCGGCATCGACTGGTGGGGTACCTTGAGTTTTACCGCAGCGTTATCCTTGCTGATCTTCGGCATCACGCTGGCGCCGCAATCGGGCTGGTCCAGCGCACCGGTGCTGGCGCTGCTGCTGAGCGCCGCAGCCTTGCTGATGGCGTTCGTCTGGATCGAATTGCGCCAGGAGCGGCCGATGCTGGATCTGTCGCTGTTCCTGTATCCGCGCTTCGTCGGCGTGCAGCTGCTGCCGCTGGCGACCGCGGTCTGCTTCGTGGTGCTGCTGATCGTGCTGCCGATCGGCTTCATCGGCGTCGAGGGTTACAGCGAAATCCAGGCCGGCTTGATGATGATCCCGCTATCGGCGCCGATGGCCATCGTGCCGTTCGTCGCCGGCATGCTGGCGCGCCATGTTTCGTCCGGGCTGCTGTCGGCGCTGGGCCTGGTGATCGCGGCACTGGGCCTGTCATGGCTGGCGACGATGCCGGTCGGGCAGCAGTCGATAGCGGTGATCTGGCCGATGCTGCTGATAGGCATCGGCACCGGCCTGCCCTGGGGCTTGATGGACGATCTTTCGATCAGCGTGGTGCCGAAAGAACGCGCCGGCATGGCCACCGGGATTTTCTCCACCATGCGCCTGGCAGGCGAAGCGATTGCGCTGGCGGCGGTCGGCGCCATGCTGATAGCCTTGATGCAATCGGGCCTGCAGCGGCAAGGCACAATAGCCGATACAGCCATTACCGCCATCGCCAACGACATGGCAGCCGGCAATTTCAGCCATGCAGCAACGCTGGCCGCGCATGCCGACCATGCATTGCTGACAACGATATATGCCGATGCTTTCCATGCCACGCTGTTTGTCCTGGCCGGCCTGACGCTGCTGGCGGCGCTCATATCGTTTGCCATGCTGCGGCCCAGAACGGCTAGCCACAAGGTTACGTTGCCATGTGAAGCGGCTGAACTGTGA
- a CDS encoding 3-oxoacyl-ACP reductase family protein produces MSKLTGKVALVTGASRGIGAAIAKRLAQEGADVAITYVNSADKANTVANDIRAGGRRSLALAADSADPHATVAAVQRTVQELGRIDILVSNAGIGYWKPLDQFTLEEFDRIIAVNVRAVFAGAQAAAPHMESGGRIITIGSCNADRVPAAGSTLYAMSKSALIGLTKGIARDLGPRGITANLVQPGPIDTDMNPADSERADSLRALMALGHYGSGEDIGGLVAYLASAESRFITGAALTIDGGYNI; encoded by the coding sequence TCAAAACTGACTGGAAAAGTGGCCTTGGTCACCGGCGCAAGCCGTGGAATCGGCGCGGCGATAGCGAAACGGCTGGCGCAAGAAGGGGCGGATGTTGCAATCACCTATGTCAATTCGGCCGACAAGGCGAATACCGTGGCGAACGATATCCGCGCCGGCGGCAGGCGCAGCCTGGCGCTGGCCGCCGACAGCGCCGATCCGCATGCCACCGTGGCAGCGGTGCAGCGCACGGTGCAGGAACTGGGCCGCATCGACATCCTGGTGAGCAATGCCGGCATCGGCTACTGGAAGCCGCTGGACCAGTTCACCCTGGAAGAATTCGACCGCATCATCGCAGTCAATGTGCGCGCAGTGTTCGCCGGCGCCCAGGCCGCCGCGCCGCACATGGAAAGCGGCGGCCGCATCATCACCATCGGCAGCTGCAATGCGGATCGCGTGCCGGCCGCCGGCAGCACCCTGTACGCAATGAGCAAGTCGGCACTGATCGGCCTGACCAAAGGCATCGCCCGCGATCTCGGCCCGCGCGGCATCACCGCCAACCTGGTCCAGCCCGGGCCGATAGACACCGACATGAATCCGGCCGACAGCGAACGCGCCGACTCCTTGCGCGCGCTGATGGCGCTTGGCCACTACGGCAGCGGTGAGGACATAGGCGGCCTGGTTGCTTACCTGGCCAGCGCGGAAAGCCGCTTCATCACCGGCGCCGCGCTCACCATAGACGGCGGCTACAACATCTAA